A genomic segment from Thermoplasmataceae archaeon encodes:
- a CDS encoding Zn-ribbon domain-containing OB-fold protein gives MTINPDAKMEETQTGTEVYSIDPLIVKSHYEIDYIHSYAQDSEFFRALGKKKIMGSKCTKCGYTYATPRAHCMICGAPTQWYELPNKGKVHTYTTCYFGSEEFLKETPFNLIMVEFENVDSLFMARLIGASLDDIYVGMPVVAKFRRNLKFSPTDVYFVPERTTEKKKRKEK, from the coding sequence ATGACAATCAACCCGGACGCAAAAATGGAAGAGACCCAGACTGGCACCGAAGTTTATAGCATAGATCCACTGATAGTGAAGTCTCATTACGAAATTGATTATATCCACAGCTATGCCCAGGATTCAGAGTTCTTCCGGGCACTTGGAAAGAAAAAGATCATGGGAAGCAAGTGCACAAAGTGCGGATATACTTACGCTACACCAAGAGCACACTGCATGATCTGCGGTGCTCCTACCCAGTGGTATGAACTCCCGAACAAGGGAAAAGTGCATACGTACACAACCTGTTATTTCGGCAGCGAGGAATTTCTCAAGGAGACTCCGTTTAACCTCATCATGGTCGAGTTTGAGAATGTAGACTCGTTGTTCATGGCGAGGCTTATCGGTGCATCGTTGGATGACATATACGTTGGAATGCCTGTTGTAGCTAAATTCAGGAGAAACCTGAAGTTCAGCCCGACTGATGTGTATTTCGTTCCAGAGAGAACAACCGAGAAGAAGAAAAGAAAGGAAAAGTGA
- a CDS encoding FAD-dependent thymidylate synthase yields MEDFSNTDKDVFVIHTKRMIDRGALLSRYSRTASMDIRDLYHKEFETNESRGVEFYRKVFLEYGDESVSELVTAQMAVQNISNIASKNIEEIRVGLSFLEKSSRYVRYDKKINGRYLFIDPSRIGLSGRSAAEYTDACEQLFDTYTSMYDPMMETVRNMFPINNFTFTPRDGNSEIEFDRLSLQDAAIAKKSYETSVRSRVLDDLRFLLPAGTLTNLGISGNGRSFIDLVARLKYAGDPESVSLADSIYGELIKEFPGLLENAISERKQEILRYGEAVQKLTTRNIERKAPDKLVSLSYFDDRNSSLDRVISLLLYHNTSSLQGIGKIVKAMSTEEKYGLLKAIGDLRKNRRMKPPRAFESVNYVFEVNTNFGAFRDLQRHRFLSIIRNPLSARYGYEIPDIIGSVDRYRRAFTTAMERARAAYDIILDESDPTKAQYVVPYAYRYPVAVTANLREITYFIELRSTPQAHNDLRRISIEMYNRIRSVHPELSEIIRFADEGQYDLGRLKSETRKERKIIDYGER; encoded by the coding sequence ATGGAAGATTTCTCCAATACGGATAAGGATGTTTTCGTTATCCACACCAAGAGGATGATAGACAGGGGAGCCCTGTTGTCCAGGTACAGCCGGACAGCTTCCATGGATATCAGGGATCTATATCACAAGGAATTTGAAACAAATGAGAGCCGGGGAGTGGAATTTTACAGGAAGGTTTTCCTAGAGTACGGAGATGAATCAGTATCTGAACTTGTCACAGCACAGATGGCTGTCCAGAACATATCCAACATAGCATCCAAAAATATAGAAGAGATACGCGTTGGGCTTTCATTTTTGGAGAAGTCCTCTAGGTACGTTAGATATGATAAAAAGATCAACGGAAGATATCTTTTTATAGACCCAAGTAGGATAGGGCTTTCAGGGAGATCAGCTGCCGAATATACAGATGCCTGTGAACAGCTGTTTGATACTTACACATCGATGTACGATCCGATGATGGAAACTGTCAGGAATATGTTTCCCATAAACAACTTCACATTCACCCCGCGGGATGGAAATAGCGAAATTGAGTTTGACAGGCTTAGCCTTCAGGATGCAGCGATAGCGAAGAAGTCTTATGAGACGTCTGTCAGATCAAGAGTTCTTGACGATCTGCGTTTCCTACTGCCAGCCGGTACCCTTACCAACCTCGGCATCTCTGGAAACGGTAGGTCATTTATAGATCTTGTAGCAAGGCTAAAATATGCTGGTGATCCTGAATCAGTTTCTCTGGCAGACAGTATTTATGGAGAACTAATAAAGGAGTTCCCCGGCCTGTTAGAGAATGCTATTTCCGAAAGAAAACAGGAGATCCTGCGATATGGGGAAGCTGTCCAGAAACTTACCACGCGGAATATTGAGCGTAAAGCACCAGATAAGCTTGTTTCCCTATCGTATTTTGACGACAGGAATTCTTCACTTGACAGGGTTATATCCCTGCTGCTGTATCACAATACCAGCTCATTGCAGGGCATCGGGAAAATCGTTAAGGCAATGAGCACTGAAGAAAAGTACGGTTTGCTTAAAGCCATCGGCGATCTCAGGAAAAACAGAAGAATGAAACCCCCAAGGGCTTTTGAGTCAGTGAACTATGTCTTTGAAGTCAATACCAATTTTGGGGCTTTCAGAGACCTCCAGCGGCATCGCTTCCTTTCCATAATACGAAATCCTCTTTCGGCTAGGTATGGATATGAAATTCCAGACATCATAGGATCTGTAGACAGATACAGGAGAGCATTCACAACAGCCATGGAACGCGCAAGAGCAGCCTATGACATTATTCTGGATGAATCTGATCCAACCAAGGCACAATACGTTGTTCCTTATGCCTACAGATACCCGGTGGCTGTGACGGCTAACCTCAGGGAAATCACATATTTCATAGAACTCAGGTCAACTCCACAGGCCCATAATGACCTCAGGAGGATCTCCATTGAAATGTACAACAGGATTCGGAGTGTACATCCAGAACTTTCTGAAATAATAAGGTTTGCAGATGAAGGACAGTATGATCTGGGAAGGCTGAAATCCGAAACAAGGAAGGAAAGAAAAATAATAGATTACGGCGAAAGATGA
- a CDS encoding NAD(P)H-binding protein: MKTIVFGGSGFLGTNFIRSFGSEENAYYSRHRSKILDDFGAKWIEGSILDEAKVIEAVNGFDTVVVSVGTQNEVDESHFDLQVNGMKNVVKGIKKVDKDQKLIYISQINLEKGKTEYFRVKRVAEGNAQLVKNHLIVRPSNIFGDGDHLTARIINTAKNHMGKFPQEGDLSPVYVEDLVTVIKNSLETRGAINVSAKNKFSFLDCINTARVSLGVKPARSAGKLFRRGAIRKLAERSIFTEEEINRMLLNYYRDNTMLLDRYVKEPLSYKQYIERSAKSS; encoded by the coding sequence GTGAAAACAATTGTGTTTGGCGGTTCAGGTTTCTTGGGTACGAATTTTATCAGGTCATTCGGTTCAGAGGAAAATGCCTATTATTCAAGGCACAGGTCAAAAATTTTAGATGATTTTGGGGCAAAATGGATTGAGGGTAGCATACTCGATGAAGCAAAAGTGATTGAGGCAGTGAATGGTTTCGATACCGTAGTCGTCTCGGTCGGAACCCAGAATGAAGTGGATGAGTCCCACTTTGATCTGCAGGTCAACGGGATGAAGAACGTGGTAAAAGGGATAAAAAAAGTCGATAAGGATCAGAAACTGATTTACATTTCGCAGATAAACCTCGAGAAGGGTAAAACAGAATATTTCAGGGTAAAGAGAGTGGCGGAGGGAAACGCGCAACTCGTGAAGAATCACCTTATTGTGAGACCATCTAACATCTTCGGAGACGGAGATCATCTGACGGCAAGAATAATAAACACTGCCAAAAACCATATGGGAAAGTTTCCGCAGGAGGGCGATCTGAGCCCAGTTTACGTAGAGGACCTGGTCACTGTCATTAAGAATTCACTGGAAACCCGAGGCGCCATTAATGTGTCTGCGAAGAACAAATTCAGCTTTCTCGATTGCATAAACACTGCAAGAGTTTCTCTTGGGGTTAAACCTGCTAGGTCGGCTGGGAAACTGTTCAGAAGGGGTGCAATAAGGAAACTTGCCGAAAGATCAATCTTTACGGAAGAAGAGATCAACAGGATGTTGCTTAATTACTACAGGGATAACACAATGCTTCTGGATCGATACGTAAAGGAGCCACTTTCATACAAGCAATACATTGAAAGGTCTGCGAAGTCATCGTGA
- the gvpD gene encoding gas vesicle protein GvpD P-loop domain-containing protein, with the protein MSLLKQFFYQGTGKSLIIKGKPGAGKTTFALEFIGQIKDDTPVFYLPARSYDEPLRDKYPWIKEIKSGKIYANQNQVNLNNVVRSSLEKMEKSIEEKITAKESYTFDSGLVFNVSELMPDIEAMYDFVDENMGMNPIIVIDSIDALSETYRLNRELIFSILQKDLVESSGAGLICIMEEKESTKLEYFSDGVITLDYMLNDHFLVRSVVLDKLRGVSVGSSPFFLYTLLNGVFMPFQRIPVLYPETKVEHTLKDESKQFSVSIGNPSLGVLNDSEEASIPLGSVIMIHRVNNTNNVDEIVKLIKNNLVLHTIANGRGVIDASSSNYETSRVMVSAADKEWISHYITAEKSKKSNPYVINIEGKSVEDDFPSEVLEFYLSSSAKPAAYIFSTDYLRFIYGDQFLGGLSNLLNPIRTTGIIMIIADEDDYQKLSHYANMTIHLREIRGYVVANSNSSHYFAASVSYNKDSWPEIVLTEIV; encoded by the coding sequence ATGAGTCTGTTAAAGCAATTCTTTTATCAGGGAACTGGCAAGTCTCTTATCATTAAGGGCAAACCCGGTGCCGGTAAGACTACTTTCGCTCTCGAGTTCATCGGTCAGATAAAGGATGATACACCCGTTTTCTACCTTCCTGCAAGATCTTACGACGAGCCGCTGAGGGATAAGTACCCGTGGATCAAGGAAATAAAATCGGGAAAGATTTATGCCAATCAAAACCAGGTTAACCTCAACAATGTTGTGAGAAGCTCACTTGAGAAGATGGAGAAGAGTATAGAGGAAAAGATAACCGCGAAGGAATCTTATACCTTTGACAGTGGACTCGTTTTCAACGTCAGTGAACTTATGCCTGATATTGAGGCAATGTATGACTTCGTCGATGAAAACATGGGGATGAACCCAATTATAGTTATCGACTCCATAGACGCCCTTTCGGAGACATACAGGCTCAACAGAGAACTGATATTCTCAATACTGCAGAAGGACCTGGTGGAATCTTCTGGAGCTGGACTAATCTGCATCATGGAAGAGAAAGAGAGCACCAAACTGGAGTATTTTTCTGATGGTGTAATAACACTAGATTACATGCTGAACGATCACTTCCTAGTCAGATCTGTCGTCCTCGATAAACTGAGGGGAGTATCGGTAGGATCGAGTCCTTTCTTCCTTTATACCCTGTTGAACGGCGTGTTCATGCCTTTCCAGAGAATACCCGTTCTGTATCCGGAAACCAAGGTCGAGCACACTCTGAAGGACGAGTCAAAACAGTTTTCTGTCTCCATAGGAAACCCTTCTCTTGGTGTTCTCAACGACTCTGAGGAAGCAAGTATTCCGCTCGGGTCTGTTATAATGATCCATCGCGTCAACAATACAAATAATGTTGATGAAATTGTCAAGCTCATCAAGAACAACCTTGTCCTGCATACAATAGCTAACGGAAGGGGGGTAATCGACGCCTCGTCGAGCAACTACGAGACCTCTAGAGTGATGGTTTCAGCCGCGGACAAAGAGTGGATAAGCCACTATATAACTGCGGAGAAATCCAAAAAATCAAACCCTTATGTTATCAATATTGAGGGAAAAAGCGTTGAAGACGATTTTCCGAGTGAGGTCCTGGAGTTCTATCTTTCTTCATCTGCAAAGCCGGCTGCTTACATTTTTTCAACAGATTATCTGAGGTTCATCTACGGTGACCAGTTCCTTGGAGGATTGTCAAATCTCCTCAATCCAATTAGAACCACCGGGATAATAATGATCATTGCGGACGAGGATGATTACCAGAAGCTAAGCCATTATGCCAATATGACCATACACCTCCGGGAAATCAGAGGGTACGTGGTTGCCAACTCAAATTCTAGTCACTATTTTGCCGCTTCTGTATCATACAACAAGGATAGCTGGCCGGAAATTGTCTTGACAGAGATCGTTTAA
- the hemB gene encoding porphobilinogen synthase, with translation MFPVTRMRRTRRNEQIRDLFSEVSVDRNRMVMPVFIDETINGKEPISSMPGIFRYSYDSYKQYITDLDAIGVKSVLFFGIPKLKDSIGSAAYDSDGIVQRSIAYAKENTDLVAMADLCMCEYTDHGHCGILSGTEVDNDNTLESYRKIAKSYAQAGVDVIAPSGMMDGQVGEIRDELDLNGFKDTIIMAYSSKFASSMYGPFRDAAQSTPGFGDRKSYQMDFRNSDQAMREIELDIYEGADIVMIKPALFYLDLIERARSRFEMPIAAYNVSGEYSMIKNAISSGLVSESVIGESLTSIFRAGADIVISYFTESLYRSKA, from the coding sequence ATGTTTCCTGTAACTAGAATGCGGCGCACGAGAAGAAATGAACAGATACGTGACCTCTTCAGTGAGGTAAGCGTTGATAGGAACCGCATGGTTATGCCAGTTTTCATCGACGAGACAATCAATGGCAAGGAGCCGATATCTTCAATGCCTGGTATTTTCAGGTACTCATACGATTCATATAAGCAATATATTACCGATCTTGACGCCATCGGCGTAAAATCCGTGCTTTTCTTCGGAATTCCCAAACTGAAAGACAGTATTGGATCGGCCGCGTATGACAGCGATGGAATCGTACAACGCTCCATCGCATATGCAAAGGAAAATACTGACCTTGTGGCTATGGCGGATCTCTGCATGTGTGAATATACGGATCACGGGCATTGTGGAATACTGTCGGGAACTGAAGTGGACAATGACAACACGCTTGAGTCCTACAGGAAAATTGCCAAAAGCTATGCGCAGGCGGGCGTGGATGTAATAGCCCCGAGCGGCATGATGGATGGACAGGTTGGTGAGATAAGAGATGAACTTGACCTGAATGGATTCAAAGACACAATTATAATGGCATACAGTTCGAAATTCGCCTCCAGCATGTATGGTCCGTTTAGGGATGCCGCACAGTCGACCCCCGGTTTCGGAGACCGCAAGTCCTACCAGATGGACTTCAGGAATTCTGACCAGGCAATGAGAGAAATCGAGCTGGACATATACGAGGGGGCTGATATCGTGATGATAAAGCCGGCACTGTTCTATCTTGACCTGATCGAACGCGCAAGATCGAGGTTTGAAATGCCAATAGCGGCCTACAACGTGAGCGGAGAATATTCCATGATCAAAAACGCGATATCATCTGGTCTGGTCTCTGAATCGGTAATAGGTGAGTCCCTTACCTCAATTTTCCGTGCTGGTGCGGATATTGTCATAAGCTACTTCACGGAGTCACTTTACAGGTCGAAAGCTTAG
- a CDS encoding thiolase domain-containing protein, whose protein sequence is MKHKGRNVYMVAGGVTKFAKATPDMDFRLRVKKAFDYAMEDVHLSLKDIDGSVASYFSDHFQRQLMSGIMVQDYLGLTPKPSKRVEGGGATGGLAFQTGYEEIASGRMDTCAVYGFETMSHVNTWKGNEFIALASDTNFDYPVGGFYTGYYAMMAVRHMHEFGTTVEQLAKVSVKNHRNALHNPYAQSPMDITVADVRNSPMVSYPLTRLDVCTMSDGAAVSILASEEKAFEITDRPVLIKSIGTGTDTMRLADRPMLKVPLLPNEKESDYANLKYPGVHSFRAGRTAAKEAYEGAGITDPLEELDLVELHDAYTSSEIQTYEDLGLCKYGEGGSFIESGKSELKGKVPVNPSGGLLASGHPVGATGIMQSVFMFWQLQRTVKKHFKDDYLQLSNPKRGLIHSHAGTGTYVTATIMEAVK, encoded by the coding sequence ATGAAACATAAGGGAAGAAATGTATACATGGTTGCCGGAGGCGTTACAAAATTCGCAAAGGCGACTCCGGATATGGATTTCAGGTTGAGGGTGAAGAAGGCATTTGACTATGCAATGGAGGATGTCCATCTATCATTGAAAGATATAGACGGATCCGTGGCATCGTACTTCTCTGATCACTTTCAGAGACAGTTAATGTCGGGCATTATGGTTCAGGATTATCTGGGCCTGACACCAAAGCCAAGCAAGAGAGTCGAAGGAGGAGGAGCGACTGGCGGTCTCGCGTTCCAGACTGGATATGAGGAGATTGCCTCCGGAAGAATGGATACCTGCGCAGTCTATGGATTTGAGACAATGTCCCACGTGAACACCTGGAAAGGGAATGAATTTATAGCACTGGCAAGCGATACAAATTTTGACTATCCTGTGGGAGGGTTTTACACAGGCTATTATGCGATGATGGCAGTACGTCACATGCATGAATTCGGCACAACCGTGGAACAGTTAGCCAAGGTGTCTGTGAAGAACCACAGGAATGCTCTGCACAACCCCTATGCTCAGAGCCCAATGGACATTACAGTTGCCGACGTGAGGAATTCTCCCATGGTATCGTATCCTCTCACAAGACTTGACGTCTGCACGATGTCTGATGGGGCTGCGGTGTCGATACTAGCGTCTGAAGAAAAGGCATTCGAGATCACCGACAGGCCAGTGCTGATAAAGAGCATAGGCACTGGAACGGATACCATGAGGCTGGCGGACAGACCAATGCTGAAAGTACCGCTCCTGCCAAACGAGAAAGAATCAGATTACGCGAACCTGAAGTACCCTGGCGTGCACTCTTTTCGAGCTGGAAGAACCGCAGCAAAGGAGGCTTATGAAGGAGCCGGAATCACAGATCCGCTTGAGGAACTTGATCTTGTTGAACTTCACGATGCGTACACTTCTTCCGAAATTCAAACTTACGAAGATCTGGGGCTCTGCAAATACGGCGAGGGTGGAAGCTTCATAGAGAGCGGAAAATCTGAGCTTAAGGGAAAGGTTCCGGTGAATCCGTCCGGAGGGCTACTCGCATCCGGGCATCCGGTGGGCGCCACCGGGATCATGCAGTCTGTGTTCATGTTCTGGCAGCTACAGAGAACCGTAAAGAAGCATTTCAAGGACGATTACCTCCAGTTAAGTAATCCAAAACGGGGTCTCATACACAGTCACGCCGGCACTGGGACCTATGTTACTGCAACGATAATGGAGGCGGTGAAATGA
- a CDS encoding DUF1940 domain-containing protein, translating into MPEGVDEGEDVTLAFCDLIEKEIPIDHDFFRYLSSIRNAQAHIGLAISTTDKIQETRDILDMLDTLSSGLYDPDVKLPDLQRKMIKRSEETPVDLVEKMSRGDLRAAHLLSASSMIQLAAGYLTSARKDPDFAGVIPDYTIKYMYKLSIFVYREAMGHVLM; encoded by the coding sequence ATGCCTGAGGGTGTTGATGAGGGTGAAGACGTAACCTTAGCTTTCTGCGATCTAATAGAGAAGGAGATACCTATTGATCACGATTTTTTCAGGTACCTATCCAGCATTCGCAATGCCCAGGCTCATATCGGACTTGCCATATCCACAACAGACAAAATTCAGGAGACCAGGGACATCCTTGACATGCTAGACACACTTTCCAGCGGCCTTTACGATCCAGATGTTAAACTTCCAGACCTCCAGAGAAAAATGATAAAGAGATCTGAAGAAACACCTGTGGATCTAGTTGAAAAAATGTCAAGAGGAGACCTCAGGGCCGCGCACCTTCTTTCTGCGAGCTCGATGATACAATTAGCCGCCGGCTATCTGACCAGTGCAAGGAAGGACCCCGATTTTGCCGGAGTGATTCCTGATTATACCATCAAATATATGTACAAACTCAGTATTTTTGTGTACAGAGAAGCGATGGGGCACGTGTTAATGTAA
- a CDS encoding DUF835 domain-containing protein, translating into MILVYDRDKKHNSVVDDLFGPLGMPYTVTTKLPLSAPTETPSAVVFFVDGEVSDTIKEYVLTPKRTSIIILIHTKDIVVEDSVALTCALVKYEEKDLLLTRSRLRDALTNRLLRHLSVIDDFTIYMARNGLYPGQSYYTNPKNAQHFLNLIVSKRIPWKKVLLTSRYNLMIDAPDVVKQENFIWVTDSAGPQKSRPVNLTFIIDAIIKKINELNPQIVYIDVFDFLMLYHPFFEIARGLEQIRSVCVEKNIYLIAVIGHSSMDPIQYGQITRYGEQWEPASGIIDED; encoded by the coding sequence ATGATACTGGTTTACGACAGAGATAAGAAACATAATTCTGTCGTTGATGACCTTTTCGGTCCCTTGGGAATGCCATATACGGTAACAACAAAGCTCCCCCTTTCTGCTCCCACAGAAACTCCGTCTGCGGTGGTATTCTTCGTGGATGGAGAGGTAAGCGATACAATTAAAGAATATGTGTTGACGCCGAAAAGGACTTCGATTATCATCCTGATTCACACAAAGGACATCGTAGTAGAGGATAGTGTGGCTCTTACCTGTGCCCTCGTCAAATACGAGGAGAAGGACTTGCTTCTTACTCGTTCCAGGCTAAGAGATGCTCTTACAAACAGACTGTTGAGACACCTGAGCGTCATTGATGATTTCACCATATATATGGCACGAAACGGCCTTTATCCGGGCCAAAGCTATTATACTAACCCAAAGAATGCACAACATTTTTTGAATCTCATAGTTTCGAAGCGAATACCCTGGAAGAAAGTATTGCTTACCTCAAGATACAATCTTATGATAGATGCGCCTGATGTTGTAAAGCAGGAAAATTTCATATGGGTCACAGACTCTGCAGGCCCCCAGAAGAGCCGTCCTGTAAATCTAACATTTATTATTGATGCAATAATTAAGAAAATAAATGAACTGAATCCACAGATCGTCTATATCGACGTTTTTGACTTTCTCATGCTGTATCACCCTTTCTTCGAGATAGCAAGAGGTCTTGAGCAAATTAGAAGCGTTTGCGTAGAGAAAAATATATATCTTATCGCAGTGATAGGGCATTCGTCAATGGATCCAATCCAGTATGGTCAAATTACAAGATATGGGGAGCAGTGGGAGCCAGCAAGTGGTATAATAGACGAGGATTGA
- a CDS encoding bifunctional phosphoglucose/phosphomannose isomerase, translating to MEFYEQILSLKEQFKTSDKFQLPGNFKNMVISGMGGSGIAGKIFQDLYNEKLLFVNESYDIPRWVDQYTLFIGISYSGNTEETLAALEAAIKAGAQTVSISSGGKISRMASTNVVVPGGLQPRSALGYLVSPLLNTFNIINSAGKERVYELLDELDKEHKFLDLVASEIVEDEKIPVLLTLPGFRSAGFRWKTQFNENAKILSFSLNFPELDHNDIMAFERSYLRERFYPIVIGDTTNSQMEKRISATSNLTGYKFKLLPVKGKNPVEKIMYAIHCADYVSYHASILRGLDPEDVSVIEKLKSELVK from the coding sequence ATGGAATTCTACGAGCAAATATTGAGTCTCAAGGAACAATTCAAGACATCGGACAAGTTCCAATTACCAGGGAATTTTAAAAATATGGTTATTTCCGGAATGGGAGGATCCGGAATTGCTGGGAAAATATTCCAGGATTTATACAATGAAAAACTTCTGTTTGTGAACGAATCCTACGATATCCCCAGGTGGGTGGACCAATATACTCTATTTATAGGAATCAGTTACTCGGGGAACACCGAGGAAACGCTGGCCGCATTGGAAGCTGCTATCAAAGCTGGAGCGCAGACAGTCAGCATTTCTTCCGGTGGGAAAATATCACGCATGGCTTCTACTAACGTCGTAGTTCCAGGGGGGCTACAACCTAGGTCTGCGCTAGGTTACCTAGTGAGTCCCCTTCTCAACACATTCAACATAATAAATAGCGCTGGAAAAGAGAGAGTTTACGAACTGCTTGACGAACTGGATAAGGAACATAAATTCCTTGACCTTGTTGCAAGTGAGATAGTAGAAGATGAAAAGATACCTGTTCTCCTGACCCTCCCTGGGTTCAGGTCAGCAGGGTTCAGGTGGAAAACACAGTTCAACGAGAACGCGAAGATCCTTTCATTCTCCCTGAATTTCCCAGAACTCGATCACAATGATATCATGGCTTTCGAGAGGTCGTATCTCAGGGAGAGATTTTATCCAATTGTTATAGGGGATACCACAAACAGCCAGATGGAAAAGAGGATAAGTGCGACTTCAAACCTAACAGGATACAAATTCAAACTGCTGCCAGTGAAGGGAAAAAATCCTGTAGAGAAGATTATGTACGCGATCCACTGTGCTGACTATGTCTCCTATCACGCTTCTATCTTGAGGGGATTGGATCCGGAAGACGTGAGTGTTATCGAGAAGCTAAAATCTGAGCTCGTGAAGTGA
- the rqcH gene encoding ribosome rescue protein RqcH has protein sequence MKLKQSSLDFHAFIATYGQEISGSFIKKIFQISSNEFIFQIYRSDVKRRNLMVSLTKGIFFYDLRTPDEASSVAMILRKSLSERKIVNIEQINFDRVVKIELNTGQEIIFELFREGNLIISESGLMNFVFNPREWRNRKLVKGEKYIPPGLTDPLSYSPEEMSMVLSESKGSIVQTLATRMNLGGDIAEEVAFRLGIDKDLPSKSLQDKGMAILAKIDEVVQESEKSGAFYYDTEQIISPIKLYHLGKDPVRTFNDLSEGYRYYLDNYPEESRKESPLERRIESQRKSIEEFTTQMNMYQNIGKVIMSNLGLVKSILKEFQNILNEKGIKAIKEIQGHPVSSIDPVKKKFRISIDDTEIILDYTVSAGENANLVFGESKSFRSKIVGAEQAIEETKKQMNLASTKSTAVRKRPKFWFEVYHWFRSSEGFLVIAGRDAKSNEKIVKKHLSDRDIYVHADIHGAPSTIIKVEGDSKPSEQTIREAAIFAFSFSRAWAAGITSGSAYWVLPSQVSKTPESGEYVSKGSWIIRGKRNYVFDLPVGLTICRVMENGIAIPFIGPTTSTAQIEGKKVNIIPGGQKRGQVAKIIARELEFSTDEVEGILPPGNSQIVG, from the coding sequence ATGAAGCTGAAGCAATCTTCGCTTGATTTTCACGCATTTATTGCCACCTATGGCCAGGAAATAAGTGGATCTTTTATAAAAAAGATTTTCCAGATATCCTCAAATGAATTCATTTTCCAGATATACAGGTCAGACGTAAAGCGCAGAAATTTGATGGTTTCACTCACTAAAGGCATCTTCTTTTATGATCTAAGAACACCCGATGAGGCATCCTCTGTCGCCATGATTCTCAGAAAGAGCCTTTCAGAGAGAAAAATCGTTAATATTGAACAGATCAACTTCGACCGCGTCGTGAAAATAGAACTGAATACAGGGCAGGAAATCATTTTTGAACTCTTTCGCGAGGGCAATCTCATTATCAGTGAATCAGGGTTGATGAATTTTGTTTTCAATCCCAGGGAATGGAGGAACAGAAAGCTTGTGAAGGGGGAGAAATACATCCCCCCTGGACTTACAGATCCATTATCATACTCTCCTGAAGAAATGTCTATGGTGCTGTCAGAGAGCAAAGGATCCATAGTCCAGACACTGGCCACTCGAATGAATCTTGGAGGTGATATTGCTGAAGAAGTTGCGTTCCGGCTTGGAATAGACAAGGACTTGCCATCGAAATCCCTTCAGGACAAAGGCATGGCTATACTTGCCAAAATAGACGAGGTGGTTCAGGAGAGCGAGAAAAGTGGGGCATTTTACTACGATACTGAACAGATAATATCTCCAATCAAATTATACCATCTGGGCAAAGACCCAGTGAGAACATTTAACGATCTGTCCGAAGGATACAGGTATTATCTGGACAACTATCCGGAAGAATCCAGGAAGGAATCTCCTCTTGAACGCAGGATCGAATCCCAGAGAAAGAGCATTGAGGAATTCACCACACAGATGAACATGTATCAGAACATTGGAAAAGTCATAATGTCTAACCTCGGGCTGGTTAAATCCATCCTGAAAGAATTTCAGAACATACTTAATGAAAAAGGGATCAAGGCAATAAAGGAAATACAAGGCCATCCTGTGTCCAGTATAGACCCAGTGAAAAAGAAATTCAGAATAAGTATTGATGACACAGAAATCATACTTGATTACACAGTCTCCGCCGGGGAAAATGCAAACCTGGTGTTTGGAGAGTCCAAATCTTTCAGATCCAAGATCGTTGGAGCAGAACAGGCTATAGAAGAGACTAAGAAGCAGATGAACCTTGCATCCACAAAATCGACTGCCGTAAGGAAGCGGCCCAAATTCTGGTTCGAGGTGTACCACTGGTTCAGGTCTTCAGAAGGTTTTCTTGTTATAGCTGGGCGCGACGCAAAAAGCAACGAGAAGATCGTGAAGAAGCATCTATCGGACAGGGATATCTATGTTCATGCTGATATACATGGAGCACCGAGCACCATAATAAAAGTAGAAGGTGACTCAAAGCCCAGTGAACAGACCATCCGTGAAGCGGCAATATTTGCATTCTCGTTTTCGCGGGCATGGGCTGCAGGAATCACATCCGGATCAGCTTACTGGGTTCTTCCATCTCAAGTCAGCAAAACTCCAGAGTCAGGAGAGTATGTTTCCAAAGGTTCCTGGATAATCCGTGGAAAGAGGAATTACGTTTTTGACCTGCCGGTGGGGCTGACGATTTGCAGGGTAATGGAAAATGGCATTGCCATTCCCTTCATAGGCCCGACTACATCGACGGCACAGATTGAGGGAAAGAAGGTAAACATCATACCTGGGGGCCAGAAAAGGGGCCAGGTAGCTAAGATAATAGCGAGAGAGCTTGAATTCTCCACTGATGAGGTTGAGGGAATACTTCCTCCAGGTAATTCACAGATCGTTGGCTGA